In one window of Xiphophorus hellerii strain 12219 chromosome 23, Xiphophorus_hellerii-4.1, whole genome shotgun sequence DNA:
- the LOC116714940 gene encoding Down syndrome cell adhesion molecule homolog isoform X1 encodes MRFITLCCCLLFWVNTGDVSANTIITTVGRDVTLRCTYDAGYYGKLPFCWGRGNIPQSGCANEVLKSDGTNVLSQQSERYALMGDLGTGDASLTIRQVQESDSGIYGCRIDIPGWFNDQKLEITLTVNPGRPFPLKVETREVRERTITVRWTPPFNGGRPITAYKVDLKNKHAPWDTAKRTEVSQSHLTQVTLVDLHPAKTYNLRMFAVNNVGLSEPSNVLIFTTKEAAPEGPPVDVQLEAPSFDSIQVTWKPPKVELRHGILRSYIVNYREFDPAAQQLPKWQQLTVTAMSEGQSIILTHLKPSTQYTVQVQAKTNAGKGPFSAPAFCTTLDKVKETTVATTLLSSTAASTKLREYTSSTNAHTTSAGTISTFTVWDEISLKSTTLTTVPPDPPVIVLKEVIDNTISLSWTPGFEGDSPITAFYLEYKAANASWDYTKAIIDFSSNETDATIIEINPSTYNIRMFAKNSLGTSKASNILTVTIEDRDQQTSSITSTTSTATKVSKMEARGGVHTSAIVVPVVLVLLIVASIAIWQLRRIKQRNGSLNMWLANGAIHYKGSEPLQEL; translated from the exons ATGAGGTTCATCACTTTGTGCTGCTGTCTTCTCTTTTGGGTGAACACAG gtgATGTCTCTGCAAACACCATAATAACCACAGTGGGAAGAGATGTTACTCTAAGATGCACGTATGATGCCGGGTATTACGGCAAGCTGCCTTTCTGCTGGGGCAGAGGAAATATACCTCAAAGTGGCTGCGCCAATGAGGTGCTCAAGTCAGACGGGACCAACGTGCTCAGCCAGCAGTCGGAGCGCTACGCTCTTATGGGTGATCTTGGCACGGGTGATGCTTCTCTGACCATCAGGCAGGTTCAGGAGAGCGACTCGGGCATATACGGCTGTCGGATAGACATACCGGGCTGGTTCAACGATCAGAAACTTGAGATTACTCTCACAGTAAATCCAG GACGGCCTTTTCCTCTAAAGGTGGAAACAAGAGAGGTGAGGGAACGAACTATCACTGTACGCTGGACCCCTCCATTTAATGGTGGTAGACCCATTACAGCCTACAAGgtggatttaaaaaacaaacatg CGCCTTGGGATACAGCCAAAAGAACTGAAGTATCACAGTCTCATCTGACTCAGGTGACTTTGGTTGATTTACATCCTGCCAAGACTTACAACCTCCGCATGTTTGCAGTCAACAATGTGGGACTGAGTGAACCCAGCAATGTCCTgatatttacaacaaaagaaGCAG CACCTGAGGGTCCCCCGGTCGATGTGCAGCTTGAGGCCCCCAGTTTTGACAGCATTCAAGTTACTTGGAAG CCTCCGAAGGTTGAACTCAGACATGGCATCCTGCGCAGCTACATCGTCAACTACAGAGAATTTGACCCAGCGGCCCAACAACTTCCAAAGTGGCAGCAACTTACTGTGACAGCCATGAGTGAAGGACAGAGCATCATCCTGACCCACCTGAAGCCTTCAACCCAGTACACTGTTCAGGTCCAGGCCAAAACCAACGCAGGAAAAGGACCTTTTTCAGCTCCAGCTTTCTGCACCACTCTTGACAAAG TTAAAGAGACAACAGTGGCAACTACTTTGTTATCTTCTACTGCTGCTTCCACAAAGCTGAGGGAATATACAAGCTCTACCAATG CTCACACAACTTCTGCTGGGACTATTTCTACATTCACAGTTTGGGATGAAATCTCTTTGAAAAGCACAACCCTCACAACAG TGCCACCAGATCCACCAGTAATTGTGTTAAAGGAGGTGATAGACAACACAATTTCACTTTCCTGGACTCCTGGCTTTGAAGGTGACAGTCCTATTACTGCTTTCTACTTGGAGTATAAAGCAGCAAATG ctTCATGGGACTACACAAAGGCTATTATAGATTTCAGCTCCAATGAGACAGACGCCACGATAATAGAGATCAATCCTTCAACATACAACATCCGCATGTTTGCTAAAAACAGTCTGGGCACCAGTAAAGCCAGCAACATTCTCACTGTGACCATCGAAGATAGAG ATCAGCAAACGAGTAGCATAACATCCACCACATCCACTGCTACCAAAGTCTCT AAGATGGAAGCAAGAGGTGGTGTTCACACATCTGCTATTGTTGTGCCGGTTGTGCTGGTACTATTGATTGTTGCTTCTATTGCTATTTGGCAACTTCGAc GTATAAAACAGAGAAACGGCAGCCTGAACAT GTGGCTGGCCAATGGAGCAATTCATTACAAAGGATCTGAGCCACTGCAAGAGCTGTGA
- the LOC116714940 gene encoding Down syndrome cell adhesion molecule homolog isoform X2, which produces MRFITLCCCLLFWVNTGDVSANTIITTVGRDVTLRCTYDAGYYGKLPFCWGRGNIPQSGCANEVLKSDGTNVLSQQSERYALMGDLGTGDASLTIRQVQESDSGIYGCRIDIPGWFNDQKLEITLTVNPGRPFPLKVETREVRERTITVRWTPPFNGGRPITAYKVDLKNKHAPWDTAKRTEVSQSHLTQVTLVDLHPAKTYNLRMFAVNNVGLSEPSNVLIFTTKEAAPEGPPVDVQLEAPSFDSIQVTWKPPKVELRHGILRSYIVNYREFDPAAQQLPKWQQLTVTAMSEGQSIILTHLKPSTQYTVQVQAKTNAGKGPFSAPAFCTTLDKVKETTVATTLLSSTAASTKLREYTSSTNAHTTSAGTISTFTVWDEISLKSTTLTTVPPDPPVIVLKEVIDNTISLSWTPGFEGDSPITAFYLEYKAANASWDYTKAIIDFSSNETDATIIEINPSTYNIRMFAKNSLGTSKASNILTVTIEDRDQQTSSITSTTSTATKVSMEARGGVHTSAIVVPVVLVLLIVASIAIWQLRRIKQRNGSLNMWLANGAIHYKGSEPLQEL; this is translated from the exons ATGAGGTTCATCACTTTGTGCTGCTGTCTTCTCTTTTGGGTGAACACAG gtgATGTCTCTGCAAACACCATAATAACCACAGTGGGAAGAGATGTTACTCTAAGATGCACGTATGATGCCGGGTATTACGGCAAGCTGCCTTTCTGCTGGGGCAGAGGAAATATACCTCAAAGTGGCTGCGCCAATGAGGTGCTCAAGTCAGACGGGACCAACGTGCTCAGCCAGCAGTCGGAGCGCTACGCTCTTATGGGTGATCTTGGCACGGGTGATGCTTCTCTGACCATCAGGCAGGTTCAGGAGAGCGACTCGGGCATATACGGCTGTCGGATAGACATACCGGGCTGGTTCAACGATCAGAAACTTGAGATTACTCTCACAGTAAATCCAG GACGGCCTTTTCCTCTAAAGGTGGAAACAAGAGAGGTGAGGGAACGAACTATCACTGTACGCTGGACCCCTCCATTTAATGGTGGTAGACCCATTACAGCCTACAAGgtggatttaaaaaacaaacatg CGCCTTGGGATACAGCCAAAAGAACTGAAGTATCACAGTCTCATCTGACTCAGGTGACTTTGGTTGATTTACATCCTGCCAAGACTTACAACCTCCGCATGTTTGCAGTCAACAATGTGGGACTGAGTGAACCCAGCAATGTCCTgatatttacaacaaaagaaGCAG CACCTGAGGGTCCCCCGGTCGATGTGCAGCTTGAGGCCCCCAGTTTTGACAGCATTCAAGTTACTTGGAAG CCTCCGAAGGTTGAACTCAGACATGGCATCCTGCGCAGCTACATCGTCAACTACAGAGAATTTGACCCAGCGGCCCAACAACTTCCAAAGTGGCAGCAACTTACTGTGACAGCCATGAGTGAAGGACAGAGCATCATCCTGACCCACCTGAAGCCTTCAACCCAGTACACTGTTCAGGTCCAGGCCAAAACCAACGCAGGAAAAGGACCTTTTTCAGCTCCAGCTTTCTGCACCACTCTTGACAAAG TTAAAGAGACAACAGTGGCAACTACTTTGTTATCTTCTACTGCTGCTTCCACAAAGCTGAGGGAATATACAAGCTCTACCAATG CTCACACAACTTCTGCTGGGACTATTTCTACATTCACAGTTTGGGATGAAATCTCTTTGAAAAGCACAACCCTCACAACAG TGCCACCAGATCCACCAGTAATTGTGTTAAAGGAGGTGATAGACAACACAATTTCACTTTCCTGGACTCCTGGCTTTGAAGGTGACAGTCCTATTACTGCTTTCTACTTGGAGTATAAAGCAGCAAATG ctTCATGGGACTACACAAAGGCTATTATAGATTTCAGCTCCAATGAGACAGACGCCACGATAATAGAGATCAATCCTTCAACATACAACATCCGCATGTTTGCTAAAAACAGTCTGGGCACCAGTAAAGCCAGCAACATTCTCACTGTGACCATCGAAGATAGAG ATCAGCAAACGAGTAGCATAACATCCACCACATCCACTGCTACCAAAGTCTCT ATGGAAGCAAGAGGTGGTGTTCACACATCTGCTATTGTTGTGCCGGTTGTGCTGGTACTATTGATTGTTGCTTCTATTGCTATTTGGCAACTTCGAc GTATAAAACAGAGAAACGGCAGCCTGAACAT GTGGCTGGCCAATGGAGCAATTCATTACAAAGGATCTGAGCCACTGCAAGAGCTGTGA